One part of the Arabidopsis thaliana chromosome 1 sequence genome encodes these proteins:
- the NRT1.9 gene encoding Major facilitator superfamily protein (Major facilitator superfamily protein; FUNCTIONS IN: transporter activity; INVOLVED IN: oligopeptide transport; LOCATED IN: membrane; EXPRESSED IN: 22 plant structures; EXPRESSED DURING: 13 growth stages; CONTAINS InterPro DOMAIN/s: Oligopeptide transporter (InterPro:IPR000109), Major facilitator superfamily, general substrate transporter (InterPro:IPR016196); BEST Arabidopsis thaliana protein match is: Major facilitator superfamily protein (TAIR:AT5G62680.1); Has 4002 Blast hits to 3797 proteins in 617 species: Archae - 0; Bacteria - 698; Metazoa - 561; Fungi - 400; Plants - 2175; Viruses - 0; Other Eukaryotes - 168 (source: NCBI BLink).): MEVEKTEKNIAEDDESKIIYRGWKVMPFIIGNETFEKLGIVGSSSNLVIYLTTVFNMKSITAAKVVNIYGGTSNFGTIVAAFLCDSYFGRYKTLSFAMIACFLGSVAMDLTAVIHPLHPAQCAKEIGSVCNGPSIGQIMFLAGAMVLLVIGAGGIRPCNLPFGADQFDPKTKEGKRGIESFFNWYFFTFTFAQMVSLTLIVYVQSNVSWSIGLAIPAILMLLGCIIFFAGSKLYVKVKASGSPIHSITRVIVVAIKKRRLKPVGPNELYNYIASDFKNSKLGHTEQFRFLDKSAIQTQDDKLNKDGSPVDAWKLCSMQQVEEVKCVIRVLPVWLSAALFYLAYIQQTTYTIFQSLQSDRRLGPGSFQIPAGSYTVFLMLGMTIFIPIYDRVLVPFLRKYTGRDGGITQLQRVGAGLFLCITSMMVSAIVEQYRRKVALTKPTLGLAPRKGAISSMSGMWLIPQLVLMGIADALAGVGQMEFYYKQFPENMRSFAGSLYYCGIGLASYLSTFLLSAVHDTTEGFSGGSWLPEDLNKGRLEYFYFLVAGMMTLNLAYFLLVSHWYRYKDVVAKDKDMDKTSAEFDKVSV; this comes from the exons ATGGAGGTTgagaagacagagaagaaCATTGCAGAGGATGATGAGTCTAAGATCATCTACAGAGGATGGAAAGTCATGCCCTTCATCATTG GAAATGAGACATTTGAAAAATTGGGGATTGTTGGAAGTTCATCGAATCTGGTTATATACTTAACGACGGTTTTCAACATGAAGAGCATCACGGCTGCGAAAGTCGTCAACATCTACGGTGGCACAAGCAACTTTGGCACCATCGTCGCTGCTTTCCTCTGTGACTCCTACTTTGGCCGCTACAAGACCCTATCTTTCGCCATGATCGCTTGCTTTCTC GGTTCGGTGGCAATGGATCTAACGGCTGTGATTCATCCCCTGCATCCAGCTCAATGCGCTAAGGAAATAGGAAGCGTGTGCAATGGGCCATCCATCGGACAAATCATGTTTCTCGCCGGAGCAATGGTTTTGCTGGTGATCGGAGCCGGTGGGATTAGGCCATGCAATCTTCCATTTGGTGCTGATCAGTTCGATCCGAAGACAAAAGAAGGGAAACGAGGGATTGAGAGTTTCTTCAATTGGTATTTCTTCACCTTCACGTTTGCTCAGATGGTGTCGTTAACCCTCATCGTCTATGTTCAGTCAAACGTGAGCTGGAGCATTGGTTTAGCCATCCCAGCTATTCTAATGCTACTTGGTTGCATCATATTCTTCGCTGGTTCTAAGCTCTATGTCAAGGTTAAAGCTAGTGGCAGTCCCATTCACAGCATAACTCGTGTCATTGTTGTCGCGATCAAGAAGAGGCGGTTAAAGCCCGTTGGGCCTAACGAGCTTTACAACTACATCGCCAGTGATTTCAAGAACTCGAAATTGGGCCATACAGAGCAGTTCAG GTTTCTTGACAAATCGGCAATCCAAACACAAGACGACAAGCTGAACAAAGATGGGTCGCCGGTGGATGCATGGAAACTCTGCAGTATGCAACAAGTGGAGGAAGTTAAATGCGTGATCCGGGTGCTTCCGGTTTGGCTCTCGGCCGCCTTATTCTACCTAGCTTACATTCAACAAACAACCTACACAATCTTTCAGTCTCTTCAATCCGATAGACGCCTTGGTCCAGGAAGTTTCCAGATCCCGGCCGGTTCTTATACCGTCTTCCTAATGCTTGGAATGACGATATTCATACCTATCTATGACCGCGTCCTTGTACCTTTCCTTAGAAAGTATACAGGCAGAGACGGCGGTATCACACAACTGCAGAGAGTTGGAGCAGGACTGTTTCTATGCATCACAAGTATGATGGTGTCTGCAATTGTAGAACAATACAGAAGAAAGGTAGCTCTCACAAAACCGACGCTAGGGTTGGCCCCAAGAAAAGGCGCAATCTCTTCGATGTCCGGTATGTGGTTGATTCCTCAGCTAGTGCTAATGGGTATCGCGGACGCCCTCGCTGGAGTTGGACAAATGGAGTTTTACTACAAACAGTTTCCAGAGAACATGCGAAGTTTTGCTGGTTCTCTGTATTATTGTGGAATCGGATTGGCGAGTTACCTCAGCACCTTTTTGTTATCGGCGGTACACGATACCACAGAGGGATTTTCAGGAGGAAGTTGGCTTCCGGAAGATTTAAACAAGGGAAGATTGGAGTATTTCTACTTCTTGGTTGCTGGTATGATGACTCTAAACTTGGCCTATTTCTTGTTGGTCTCACATTGGTACCGTTACAAAGATGTTGTGGCCAAGGACAAGGACATGGACAAGACTTCTGCTGAGTTTGATAAGGTGTCAGTGTAA
- a CDS encoding Pentatricopeptide repeat (PPR) superfamily protein (Pentatricopeptide repeat (PPR) superfamily protein; CONTAINS InterPro DOMAIN/s: Pentatricopeptide repeat (InterPro:IPR002885), Smr protein/MutS2 C-terminal (InterPro:IPR002625); BEST Arabidopsis thaliana protein match is: Pentatricopeptide repeat (PPR) superfamily protein (TAIR:AT1G74750.1); Has 53451 Blast hits to 14715 proteins in 301 species: Archae - 4; Bacteria - 60; Metazoa - 600; Fungi - 788; Plants - 50339; Viruses - 0; Other Eukaryotes - 1660 (source: NCBI BLink).): MIRAKHISNLSSTARSFFLNGSRTSVTDGNSCVYSDDENCVSKRQQLRKEAGQTEKRPSSILPKPSVVGCILPGEVTKPVVPKKVDDFGRPSLLPQHVSSSPALPLKSHSVNYASTVVREEVEGKASSEPIGDQIFKAGIVAVNFLSDLSNCKIPSYDGGSDAFGLPKSCMVDPTRPISSVKSSNVKAIRREHFAKIYPRSAAKESSVGTTRNPSSNFRGAKEAERTGFVKGFRQVSNSVVGKSLPTTNNTYGKRTSVLQRPHIDSNRFVPSGFSNSSVEMMKGPSGTALTSRQYCNSGHIVENVSSVLRRFRWGPAAEEALQNLGLRIDAYQANQVLKQMNDYGNALGFFYWLKRQPGFKHDGHTYTTMVGNLGRAKQFGAINKLLDEMVRDGCQPNTVTYNRLIHSYGRANYLNEAMNVFNQMQEAGCKPDRVTYCTLIDIHAKAGFLDIAMDMYQRMQAGGLSPDTFTYSVIINCLGKAGHLPAAHKLFCEMVDQGCTPNLVTYNIMMDLHAKARNYQNALKLYRDMQNAGFEPDKVTYSIVMEVLGHCGYLEEAEAVFTEMQQKNWIPDEPVYGLLVDLWGKAGNVEKAWQWYQAMLHAGLRPNVPTCNSLLSTFLRVNKIAEAYELLQNMLALGLRPSLQTYTLLLSCCTDGRSKLDMGFCGQLMASTGHPAHMFLLKMPAAGPDGENVRNHANNFLDLMHSEDRESKRGLVDAVVDFLHKSGQKEEAGSVWEVAAQKNVFPDALREKSCSYWLINLHVMSEGTAVTALSRTLAWFRKQMLASGTCPSRIDIVTGWGRRSRVTGTSMVRQAVEELLNIFGSPFFTESGNSGCFVGSGEPLNRWLLQSHVERMHLL, from the coding sequence ATGATACGCGCTAAGCATATTAGTAACCTTTCAAGTACAGCAAGATCCTTTTTTCTGAATGGATCGAGAACAAGTGTAACTGATGGGAATTCTTGTGTGTACTCGGATGATGAAAATTGTGTCTCGAAACGTCAGCAACTTAGGAAGGAAGCTGGACAGACTGAAAAACGACCATCCAGTATCCTCCCAAAGCCTTCAGTTGTGGGATGTATATTACCAGGAGAGGTAACAAAACCAGTGGTTCCAAAGAAGGTTGATGATTTTGGTCGGCCATCTCTATTGCCACAgcatgtttcttcttcccctgCCTTGCCGCTTAAATCACATTCCGTTAACTATGCATCAACCGTCGTTAGAGAGGAGGTGGAAGGTAAAGCTTCTTCAGAACCTATTGGGGATCAGATTTTCAAGGCTGGTATTGTTGCAGTAAATTTTCTGTCAGATTTATCGAATTGTAAGATTCCTTCATATGATGGAGGAAGCGATGCATTTGGATTACCGAAAAGCTGTATGGTTGATCCAACACGGCCTATTTCAAGTGTCAAGTCGTCGAATGTGAAAGCTATAAGAAGAGAGCACTTTGCCAAAATTTACCCTAGATCAGCTGCAAAAGAGTCGTCAGTTGGTACAACTAGAAATCCCAGTAGCAATTTTCGAGGGGCCAAGGAAGCTGAAAGAACTGGGTTTGTTAAAGGATTCAGACAAGTTTCAAATTCTGTGGTAGGAAAGTCATTACCCACAACAAATAACACATATGGCAAGAGGACAAGCGTGTTGCAGAGACCCCATATTGATTCGAACAGGTTTGTGCCAAGCGGTTTCAGTAATTCTTCAGTGGAAATGATGAAAGGACCTTCAGGGACTGCTCTGACATCAAGACAGTATTGTAATTCCGGACACATTGTGGAAAATGTTTCCAGCGTTTTACGAAGATTCAGGTGGGGGCCTGCTGCTGAAGAGGCCCTTCAAAATCTAGGTTTGAGGATAGACGCATACCAAGCAAACCAAGTTCTTAAGCAGATGAATGACTATGGAAATGCTCTTGGTTTCTTCTACTGGTTAAAAAGGCAACCTGGGTTTAAGCATGATGGGCATACTTATACCACTATGGTTGGTAATCTCGGTCGTGCTAAGCAATTTGGTGCAATAAACAAGCTCCTCGATGAGATGGTTAGAGATGGATGTCAGCCAAACACAGTTACATATAACCGACTTATCCACAGCTATGGCCGTGCCAATTACCTGAACGAAGCTATGAATGTGTTCAATCAAATGCAAGAGGCTGGATGCAAACCTGACCGTGTAACTTACTGTACCCTTATAGACATTCATGCTAAAGCTGGATTTCTTGACATTGCCATGGATATGTACCAGAGAATGCAGGCAGGAGGTCTTTCTCCGGATACTTTCACTTACAGTGTCATAATAAACTGTCTTGGAAAAGCTGGACATTTACCCGCTGCACACAAGCTCTTTTGTGAGATGGTTGATCAAGGTTGTACCCCTAACTTGGTCACATACAACATCATGATGGACTTGCATGCCAAAGCGAGAAACTATCAGAATGCGTTGAAGCTTTACCGTGACATGCAAAACGCTGGGTTTGAGCCTGACAAAGTGACATACAGCATTGTGATGGAGGTGCTTGGACACTGTGGATATCTCGAGGAAGCAGAGGCTGTTTTCACCGAGATGCAACAGAAAAATTGGATTCCTGATGAGCCAGTTTATGGTCTTTTGGTGGATTTGTGGGGAAAAGCAGGTAATGTGGAAAAGGCGTGGCAATGGTATCAAGCAATGCTTCATGCTGGTCTGCGACCTAATGTTCCTACATGCAACTCCCTTCTTAGTACCTTCCTTAGGGTTAACAAGATAGCTGAAGCTTATGAGTTATTACAAAACATGCTGGCGCTTGGTCTACGCCCCTCTTTGCAGACATACACGTTACTCTTGAGCTGTTGCACGGATGGTCGGTCAAAACTTGATATGGGTTTCTGTGGCCAGTTGATGGCAAGCACAGGTCATCCAGCACATATGTTTCTCCTCAAGATGCCAGCTGCGGGTCCGGATGGCGAAAACGTGCGCAACCATGCGAACAATTTCCTGGATCTTATGCATAGCGAGGACAGGGAGAGCAAGCGAGGACTCGTGGATGCGGTGGTTGACTTTCTACATAAGTCCGGGCAAAAAGAAGAGGCCGGATCTGTCTGGGAAGTTGCTGCACAAAAGAATGTGTTTCCTGATGCATTAAGGGAGAAAAGCTGCAGCTACTGGCTTATCAATCTCCATGTAATGTCAGAGGGAACTGCAGTCACCGCGCTGTCTAGGACGCTTGCTTGGTTCCGTAAGCAGATGTTAGCTTCAGGAACTTGCCCTTCTCGGATTGATATAGTAACTGGTTGGGGAAGACGTAGTAGAGTCACCGGTACATCAATGGTGAGACAAGCAGTTGAGGAGCTGCTGAACATCTTTGGTTCACCGTTTTTCACGGAGAGTGGAAACTCAGGTTGTTTCGTTGGAAGCGGAGAGCCTCTTAACAGATGGTTGCTGCAGTCTCATGTTGAGAGGATGCATTTGCTGTGA
- the CDPK1 gene encoding calcium-dependent protein kinase 1 (calcium-dependent protein kinase 1 (CDPK1); FUNCTIONS IN: calmodulin-dependent protein kinase activity, protein kinase activity, kinase activity; INVOLVED IN: response to water deprivation, response to salt stress, protein amino acid phosphorylation, N-terminal protein myristoylation, abscisic acid mediated signaling pathway; LOCATED IN: chloroplast; EXPRESSED IN: 23 plant structures; EXPRESSED DURING: 13 growth stages; CONTAINS InterPro DOMAIN/s: Protein kinase, ATP binding site (InterPro:IPR017441), EF-Hand 1, calcium-binding site (InterPro:IPR018247), Serine/threonine-protein kinase domain (InterPro:IPR002290), EF-hand-like domain (InterPro:IPR011992), Calcium-binding EF-hand (InterPro:IPR002048), EF-hand (InterPro:IPR018248), Serine/threonine-protein kinase-like domain (InterPro:IPR017442), Protein kinase-like domain (InterPro:IPR011009), Serine/threonine-protein kinase, active site (InterPro:IPR008271), Protein kinase, catalytic domain (InterPro:IPR000719), EF-HAND 2 (InterPro:IPR018249), Calcium-dependent protein kinase (InterPro:IPR020642), Calcium/calmodulin-dependent protein kinase-like (InterPro:IPR020636); BEST Arabidopsis thaliana protein match is: calcium-dependent protein kinase 30 (TAIR:AT1G74740.1); Has 125370 Blast hits to 119826 proteins in 3847 species: Archae - 176; Bacteria - 14154; Metazoa - 46310; Fungi - 16874; Plants - 24900; Viruses - 438; Other Eukaryotes - 22518 (source: NCBI BLink).), which produces MGNCNACVRPDSKESKPSSKPKKPNRDRKLNPFAGDFTRSPAPIRVLKDVIPMSNQTQISDKYILGRELGRGEFGITYLCTDRETHEALACKSISKRKLRTAVDIEDVRREVAIMSTLPEHPNVVKLKASYEDNENVHLVMELCEGGELFDRIVARGHYTERAAAAVARTIAEVVMMCHSNGVMHRDLKPENFLFANKKENSPLKAIDFGLSVFFKPGDKFTEIVGSPYYMAPEVLKRDYGPGVDVWSAGVIIYILLCGVPPFWAETEQGVALAILRGVLDFKRDPWPQISESAKSLVKQMLDPDPTKRLTAQQVLAHPWIQNAKKAPNVPLGDIVRSRLKQFSMMNRFKKKVLRVIAEHLSIQEVEVIKNMFSLMDDDKDGKITYPELKAGLQKVGSQLGEPEIKMLMEVADVDGNGFLDYGEFVAVIIHLQKIENDELFKLAFMFFDKDGSTYIELDELREALADELGEPDASVLSDIMREVDTDKDGRINYDEFVTMMKAGTDWRKASRQYSRERFKSLSINLMKDGSLHLHDALTGQTVPV; this is translated from the exons ATGGGTAACTGTAACGCCTGTGTAAGGCCAGActcaaaagaatcaaaaccatCTTCAAAGCCGAAAAAACCCAATCGAGATCGGAAATTAAACCCATTCGCCGGAGATTTCACCAGATCCCCAGCTCCAATACGTGTTCTCAAAGATGTAATCCCTATGAGCAATCAAACTCAGATCAGCGACAAATACATCTTAGGTCGTGAATTAGGTCGAGGCGAATTCGGAATCACTTACCTCTGTACTGATCGTGAAACCCACGAAGCTTTAGCTTGCAAATCGATTTCAAAGCGAAAGCTTCGAACAGCTGTCGATATCGAAGACGTTCGTCGTGAGGTAGCGATTATGTCTACTTTACCTGAGCATCCAAACGTAGTTAAGCTTAAGGCTAGTTATGAGGATAACGAGAACGTGCATCTGGTTATGGAGCTTTGTGAAGGAGGTGAGCTTTTTGATCGGATTGTTGCTAGAGGACATTACACGGAGCGTGCTGCTGCAGCTGTTGCGAGAACGATTGCTGAGgttgtgatgatgtgtcactcTAATGGAGTTATGCATCGAGATTTGAAACCTGAGAATTTCTTGTTTGCTAATAAAAAGGAGAATTCTCCACTAAAGGCTATTGATTTTGGCTTGTCTGTGTTCTTCAAACCTG GAGATAAGTTTACAGAGATTGTAGGAAGTCCGTATTATATGGCTCCAGAAGTGTTGAAGAGAGATTATGGACCAGGGGTTGATGTGTGGAGTGCCGGAGTTATTATCTATATCTTGCTCTGTGGTGTTCCTCCGTTTTGGGCTg AGACTGAACAAGGTGTTGCTCTTGCGATCTTGCGGGGAGTTCTTGATTTTAAGAGAGACCCTTGGCCTCAGATATCAGAGAGTGCCAAGAGCCTTGTGAAGCAGATGTTGGATCCTGATCCGACTAAGCGGTTAACTGCTCAGCAAGTGTTAG CTCACCCATGGATACAGAATGCAAAGAAAGCTCCCAATGTTCCTTTAGGAGATATAGTCAGATCTAGGTTGAAGCAGTTCTCTATGATGAACAGATTCAAAAAGAAAGTTCTTCgt GTAATTGCGGAGCACTTGTCTATTCAAGAGGTTGAAGTGATAAAGAACATGTTCTCACTGATGGATGATGACAAGGATGGTAAAATAACTTACCCGGAACTCAAAGCTGGGCTTCAGAAGGTCGGTTCACAACTTGGTGAACCAGAGATCAAAATGTTGATGGAAGTG GCGGATGTCGATGGAAATGGGTTTCTGGATTATGGAGAGTTTGTAGCTGTGATAATTCACTTGCAGAAGATAGAGAATGATGAACTTTTCAAACTAGCTTTTATGTTTTTCGACAAAGATGGAAGTACATACATTGAACTTGATGAGCTACGGGAAGCTTTAGCGGATGAGTTAGGCGAGCCAGACGCCAGTGTTCTAAGCGACATCATGCGTGAAGTTGACACTGACAAG GACGGACGTATAAACTATGATGAGTTTGTGACGATGATGAAAGCTGGAACTGACTGGAGAAAGGCATCGAGACAATATTCAAGAGAGAGGTTCAAAAGCTTAAGCATTAACTTGATGAAAGATGGGTCATTGCATCTCCATGACGCTCTCACTGGACAAACTGTTCCTGTTTAA
- a CDS encoding Pentatricopeptide repeat (PPR) superfamily protein (Pentatricopeptide repeat (PPR) superfamily protein; EXPRESSED IN: 15 plant structures; EXPRESSED DURING: 6 growth stages; CONTAINS InterPro DOMAIN/s: Pentatricopeptide repeat (InterPro:IPR002885), Smr protein/MutS2 C-terminal (InterPro:IPR002625); BEST Arabidopsis thaliana protein match is: Pentatricopeptide repeat (PPR) superfamily protein (TAIR:AT1G74750.1).), which translates to MIRAKHISNLSSTARSFFLNGSRTSVTDGNSCVYSDDENCVSKRQQLRKEAGQTEKRPSSILPKPSVVGCILPGEVTKPVVPKKVDDFGRPSLLPQHVSSSPALPLKSHSVNYASTVVREEVEGKASSEPIGDQIFKAGIVAVNFLSDLSNCKIPSYDGGSDAFGLPKSCMVDPTRPISSVKSSNVKAIRREHFAKIYPRSAAKESSVGTTRNPSSNFRGAKEAERTGFVKGFRQVSNSVVGKSLPTTNNTYGKRTSVLQRPHIDSNRFVPSGFSNSSVEMMKGPSGTALTSRQYCNSGHIVENVSSVLRRFRWGPAAEEALQNLGLRIDAYQANQVLKQMNDYGNALGFFYWLKRQPGFKHDGHTYTTMVGNLGRAKQFGAINKLLDEMVRDGCQPNTVTYNRLIHSYGRANYLNEAMNVFNQMQEAGCKPDRVTYCTLIDIHAKAGFLDIAMDMYQRMQAGGLSPDTFTYSVIINCLGKAGHLPAAHKLFCEMVDQGCTPNLVTYNIMMDLHAKARNYQNALKLYRDMQNAGFEPDKVTYSIVMEVLGHCGYLEEAEAVFTEMQQKNWIPDEPVYGLLVDLWGKAGNVEKAWQWYQAMLHAGLRPNVPTCNSLLSTFLRVNKIAEAYELLQNMLALGLRPSLQTYTLLLSCCTDGRSKLDMGFCGQLMASTGHPAHMFLLKMPAAGPDGENVRNHANNFLDLMHSEDRESKRGLVDAVVDFLHKSGQKEEAGSVWEVAAQKNVFPDALREKSCSYWLINLHVMSEGTAVTALSRTLAWFRKQMLASGTCPSRIDIVTGWGRRSRVTGTSMVRQAVEELLNIFGSPFFTESGNSGCFVGSGEPLNRWLLQSHLVSHKLRLELDRMECLSSLLSSASQLYLPLVII; encoded by the exons ATGATACGCGCTAAGCATATTAGTAACCTTTCAAGTACAGCAAGATCCTTTTTTCTGAATGGATCGAGAACAAGTGTAACTGATGGGAATTCTTGTGTGTACTCGGATGATGAAAATTGTGTCTCGAAACGTCAGCAACTTAGGAAGGAAGCTGGACAGACTGAAAAACGACCATCCAGTATCCTCCCAAAGCCTTCAGTTGTGGGATGTATATTACCAGGAGAGGTAACAAAACCAGTGGTTCCAAAGAAGGTTGATGATTTTGGTCGGCCATCTCTATTGCCACAgcatgtttcttcttcccctgCCTTGCCGCTTAAATCACATTCCGTTAACTATGCATCAACCGTCGTTAGAGAGGAGGTGGAAGGTAAAGCTTCTTCAGAACCTATTGGGGATCAGATTTTCAAGGCTGGTATTGTTGCAGTAAATTTTCTGTCAGATTTATCGAATTGTAAGATTCCTTCATATGATGGAGGAAGCGATGCATTTGGATTACCGAAAAGCTGTATGGTTGATCCAACACGGCCTATTTCAAGTGTCAAGTCGTCGAATGTGAAAGCTATAAGAAGAGAGCACTTTGCCAAAATTTACCCTAGATCAGCTGCAAAAGAGTCGTCAGTTGGTACAACTAGAAATCCCAGTAGCAATTTTCGAGGGGCCAAGGAAGCTGAAAGAACTGGGTTTGTTAAAGGATTCAGACAAGTTTCAAATTCTGTGGTAGGAAAGTCATTACCCACAACAAATAACACATATGGCAAGAGGACAAGCGTGTTGCAGAGACCCCATATTGATTCGAACAGGTTTGTGCCAAGCGGTTTCAGTAATTCTTCAGTGGAAATGATGAAAGGACCTTCAGGGACTGCTCTGACATCAAGACAGTATTGTAATTCCGGACACATTGTGGAAAATGTTTCCAGCGTTTTACGAAGATTCAGGTGGGGGCCTGCTGCTGAAGAGGCCCTTCAAAATCTAGGTTTGAGGATAGACGCATACCAAGCAAACCAAGTTCTTAAGCAGATGAATGACTATGGAAATGCTCTTGGTTTCTTCTACTGGTTAAAAAGGCAACCTGGGTTTAAGCATGATGGGCATACTTATACCACTATGGTTGGTAATCTCGGTCGTGCTAAGCAATTTGGTGCAATAAACAAGCTCCTCGATGAGATGGTTAGAGATGGATGTCAGCCAAACACAGTTACATATAACCGACTTATCCACAGCTATGGCCGTGCCAATTACCTGAACGAAGCTATGAATGTGTTCAATCAAATGCAAGAGGCTGGATGCAAACCTGACCGTGTAACTTACTGTACCCTTATAGACATTCATGCTAAAGCTGGATTTCTTGACATTGCCATGGATATGTACCAGAGAATGCAGGCAGGAGGTCTTTCTCCGGATACTTTCACTTACAGTGTCATAATAAACTGTCTTGGAAAAGCTGGACATTTACCCGCTGCACACAAGCTCTTTTGTGAGATGGTTGATCAAGGTTGTACCCCTAACTTGGTCACATACAACATCATGATGGACTTGCATGCCAAAGCGAGAAACTATCAGAATGCGTTGAAGCTTTACCGTGACATGCAAAACGCTGGGTTTGAGCCTGACAAAGTGACATACAGCATTGTGATGGAGGTGCTTGGACACTGTGGATATCTCGAGGAAGCAGAGGCTGTTTTCACCGAGATGCAACAGAAAAATTGGATTCCTGATGAGCCAGTTTATGGTCTTTTGGTGGATTTGTGGGGAAAAGCAGGTAATGTGGAAAAGGCGTGGCAATGGTATCAAGCAATGCTTCATGCTGGTCTGCGACCTAATGTTCCTACATGCAACTCCCTTCTTAGTACCTTCCTTAGGGTTAACAAGATAGCTGAAGCTTATGAGTTATTACAAAACATGCTGGCGCTTGGTCTACGCCCCTCTTTGCAGACATACACGTTACTCTTGAGCTGTTGCACGGATGGTCGGTCAAAACTTGATATGGGTTTCTGTGGCCAGTTGATGGCAAGCACAGGTCATCCAGCACATATGTTTCTCCTCAAGATGCCAGCTGCGGGTCCGGATGGCGAAAACGTGCGCAACCATGCGAACAATTTCCTGGATCTTATGCATAGCGAGGACAGGGAGAGCAAGCGAGGACTCGTGGATGCGGTGGTTGACTTTCTACATAAGTCCGGGCAAAAAGAAGAGGCCGGATCTGTCTGGGAAGTTGCTGCACAAAAGAATGTGTTTCCTGATGCATTAAGGGAGAAAAGCTGCAGCTACTGGCTTATCAATCTCCATGTAATGTCAGAGGGAACTGCAGTCACCGCGCTGTCTAGGACGCTTGCTTGGTTCCGTAAGCAGATGTTAGCTTCAGGAACTTGCCCTTCTCGGATTGATATAGTAACTGGTTGGGGAAGACGTAGTAGAGTCACCGGTACATCAATGGTGAGACAAGCAGTTGAGGAGCTGCTGAACATCTTTGGTTCACCGTTTTTCACGGAGAGTGGAAACTCAGGTTGTTTCGTTGGAAGCGGAGAGCCTCTTAACAGATGGTTGCTGCAGTCTCAT CTAGTAAGTCATAAGTTAAGGTTAGAGCTAGACAGGATGGAGTGTCTCTCCAGTCTTTTGTCCTCAGCTTCTCAGTTGTATCTTCCTCTCGTAATAATTTGA